The genomic DNA AGGGCTATAAAATCGCCTGCTTAGAAGAAATAGCATACAATAAATCTTGGTTAAACAAAGAAGAGCTTAATAAGTCCATTCATAAAATGGAAAAAAGTAGTTACGGACAATATTTAAGTGCAATAATAAAATAATGGTATATTAAAAATGAACAAAGCTAATGAGAACGAAACACTTGAAGCAAACAAGATTATCCATACAGCCTTAGTAACTAGTGGCGCATACCAAAAAAGCCCACATTTTAAGCCAGAGAATCAGAAAAAAGTTAGGCAGATAATAAAATCACTATCTAAAGACTTAGGAAACGAAAGTAAACTAATAGATTTTGGATGCGGAACCGGCTTCATTCTCAATTTAAGCAAAGACCTATTTTCCGAGCTCCACGGTGTAGACATAACACCTGAAATGATAAATCGCGTTGATACCAGTTCAGGAAATATAATCTTAAATATATCTAAAGCAGAAAAAACTCCTTACAAAAACAACGAATTCGACATGGCAACTGCTTATTCATTTATGGATCATTTAAGTTCTCCTAATGTTTTTCTAAAAGAGGTACACCGAGTTTTAAAACCTGGTGGTATTTTCTATTCAGACTTAAACCCAAATCGACATTTCATCCAATCCTTAAAAATGGAAGATAAGAACAAAAAAACCAACAGCCCACTGATAAATCGTGAGATAAAAGCAGCAATACATAATGGCGAACATTACCATGAACTATAT from Agarivorans gilvus includes the following:
- a CDS encoding class I SAM-dependent methyltransferase, which translates into the protein MNKANENETLEANKIIHTALVTSGAYQKSPHFKPENQKKVRQIIKSLSKDLGNESKLIDFGCGTGFILNLSKDLFSELHGVDITPEMINRVDTSSGNIILNISKAEKTPYKNNEFDMATAYSFMDHLSSPNVFLKEVHRVLKPGGIFYSDLNPNRHFIQSLKMEDKNKKTNSPLINREIKAAIHNGEHYHELYGVSPESLEKAEPIKTINHGFCPEEIRKTAEKIGFSECNITYDWFIDQGRILNNEPEGNSDIIENYLKSVLPLSSHLFKYIRIIMKK